AGATTTCGTCACGATTTCGTAACGAGAAAAAATACTTTTCACCATCTCGAAAATTTTTTCATCAAGCCCACATTCTGCAACACTCCACTTGAGCGAAAATAAAAATCCATGCGCAACGGCAATACCATGCGGCGTTTGGCAGAGTGTTTCCAGCACATGCCCAACGGTGTGGCCTAAATTTAAAACACGGCGTTCGCCTGTCTGTTCGTAAGGATCACAACTTACTACTTCATTTTTTGCATCAATGGCTTGCGGTAAAAAATTCCATAACAAGTCTTGAAGGGGTGTGCCTTCAAGTGCTTGCTGTAAAAGGTTTTCCGCCCACTCGCCACCGCTTAGCAATGCCATTTTCAGCATTTCTACAAAGCCTTCTTTTGCTTGTTGAAGTGGTAGTTCGTCTAAAACTTTTTTTACAATATAAATGTCGCTTGCAGGATAAAACGTTCCCACTTGATTTTTTACACCGCCAACATTGAGCGCGGTTTTTCCACCGTGTGCAGCATCCACCGCAGCAAGCCATGTGCTGGGAATGGAAATAAAGTTTACGCCGCGCTTCAAAACACTGGCTACGAAGCCAGCAAAATCAAGCACAGAGCCACCGCCAAGCGCAACAATGTTCAGGTGTTTTGGAGAAATGTTTTTAGTGAGCTCAAGGATGTGTTGGACGTGCTGTGGAAACGAAACAAGATCTTTTAAACGCTCGCCCGCGGAAACAGGATAAAGAAGTGAGTTTTTAAATGGGGAGATTCTTCGCGTCTGCTCAGGATGACAAAAAAAATCATCACAAATAAAAAGCGAAGTTTCACAAGACAACGAAAGTTCAGAAAAGGTATCAACAAAATGGACGAGAGATTTTTTCATTAGGGCGTGTGGGCAGTAACGCGCTGTCATTCTGAGCGTATGCGAAGAATCTACGTGAATTCATGGAGATCCTTCCTGCCCGTCCGGCAGGCGGGCACTTTGTTCAGGATGACAACCTTCAAAGATCTTGTTAAAAAAGTTTTTATAACCAGCTGAAGAAAATTACGAATACTTTCGTTCAACGTAGTCTTCCACCATTTGCTTAAACTGCGTCATCATTTGTGGGCCTTCAAGTGTTGCCACTTTCTCGCCGTCCACAAACACAGGTGCTTTGGGGTTTTCCCCGTTTCCTGGAAGAGAGATACCAATATTGGCATGCTTTGATTCGCCAGGTCCATTCACAATGCAGCCCATCACGGCAATTTGCATTTGCTCCATGCCTTTATAGCCTTTTTGTTTCCACTCTGGCATTTTTTCTTTGAAAAAGTGTTCCATGTCGATGGTCATCTCTTGGAAAAGCGTATTGGTTGTGCGTCCGCAGCCAGGGCACGATGTCACTTGCGGCGAAAACTGGCGATAGTTCATCGACTGCAACAAAATTTTTGCCACTTCCACTTCTTCTGTGCGCGAAGCACCTGGACGCGGCGTAAGCGAAACGCGAATGGTATCGCCAATGCCTTGATTGAGCAAAATGGATAAAGCCGCAGATGTTGACACAGCACCTTTTACGCCCATGCCCGCTTCGGTTAATCCTACATGCAACGGCAAATTGGAAAGAGGCGCATAGGTTTGATAAGCATCAACTACTGCTGTTACTTTGCTGATTTTTAAGCTCACAATAATTTTATTTTCAGCAACGCCGTATGCAATGGCCGATTCTGTAGACTGCACGGCACTTTGCACCATGGCATCAATCATAATTTCGTCGGCAGATTTTTGTTCGGCTTCAGGCTTGTTAGTGTTTTCATCCATCAAGCGCACAAGCAAGGCCTGATCCAGCGAGCCCCAATTCACTCCAATGCGAATGGGCTTTTGAAATTCTTTCGCCACGTCTAACATCTGTTTAAAATTTCTATCTTGCGCATTTCCAAACCCAACATTGCCGGGATTGATGCGATATTTGTCTAAAGTTTTTGCGCACTCTGGATATTTTGTAAGAAGTGTGTGGCCGTTGTAATGAAAATCTCCAATAAGTGGAACATCGCAGCCAAGATCGAGAAGACGTTTTTTAATTTCGGGAATCGCCTGCGCAGCCGCGTCCACATTGACAGTGAGGCGAACCAGTTCTGAACCTGCGTCGGCAAGTTCTTTCACTTGCGCAACAGAACTTTCGATATCGGCGGTGTCAGTATTCGTCATCGACTGAATCACAATAGGATTGCTTCCGCCCACTCCAACGTGCCCGATATTTACTTCAATACTTTCTCGACGTTTCATATCATCTCCAAAAACTATTGCGCCAAAGCCGCTTTCCAGACCCTCTTCTTCACATTCAGCAGCAAAAAGGCAAGGAAGAAAAGAACACAAGCCGCTAAAAAGGGAGAATACGGCCCATAGACATCAAAGAGAAGCCCAGCGCTCAACGGACCCGCAATTCTGGCCAAACTCCCGGCCGACTGATAAATGCCCATTGTCGCCCCTTTTGAGCTTTCGGGTGAGTATTTGGATACTTGGCTCATCAGAGATGGATTGGTCACAGCATATCCCAAGGCATGAAGCAAAATGGCTGCGACGAAAAAGGAATATGATTTCCCAAACGAAGCCAAAAAAAGTGCTGCGGTCATTGCACTTGTGCCAAAGACTAAAAGTTTTACTTCACCAAATTTTTTGCTGAGGGGGCCAATGCCTTTGCCCTGCACTGTCACCATCACCACTGCCATCAAGGCCAAGAGCAAGCCTGCCTGAAAAGCATCCATGCCAAATTGCTTCAGCAGAAAAAGACCAAAAATGGTTTCGATTATAGCGTGGCCACTGGTGACTAAAAAAAACATCCAAATGGCAAGGCCCGTTGTGGGATGGGTGAAAGTAGCAATCCAATCGCGAAATCCAAAACGCCGACGATGTGCAGCTCGTTCTTCCATACTCAACTGCGGCTCTTTCAGCTTCCACAAGGCAAAAAGAAAACTGAGACCTGAAAAAATAGCAGCAGCAAAAGCAGCCGTGCCATATCCCCACTTGGAAAGCATGCCACCAACCGCAGGGCCAACGAGAAAACCCAAGCCAAAGGCAGCACCAATAAGTCCCATGCCTTTTGCGCGATCTTCAATGGTGGTGACATCGGCTATATAAGCAGATGCCGTAGAAACGTTGGCGCCAAAAATGCCAGAGAAAATTCTGGCGATGTAAAGCCACATAAGACTAGGCGCAAAGCCAAGCACCACAAGCGAAAGCATCATGCCCACAAGACAAAAGAGCATCACGGGCCTGCGGCCAACTTTATCGGAAAGGCTTCCCCACAGCGGTGAAAACAAAAACTGCATTGCAGAATAGCACACCATCAGCATGCCCACATCATAAGCACTCGCACCAAACGAATCTGCGTAATACGGAAGAATGGGAATGATAATGCCAAAGCCTAAGAGATCGATGAAAACGACAAGAAAAACAATCAGCAGTTTTGAGCGCATAGTGCCGTGGGCTATAAATCACAATAATTTCCTTGTCAGCAAAAAAACTCTGCACTAGGGCTCTGCGCTGCATGGAAACCGCAAACACACAAACGCGTGATCAACTGATTGCCAGCATTCAAGAACTGAAGCGGCAGAAAAATGCGGTGATCTTGGCGCACTATTATCAAGAGGCCGATGTGCAAGATATTGCCGATGTGCTTGGTGATAGCTTGGCCCTTGCCCAAGCTGCAAAGCGCTCAAACGCAGATGTCATCCTCTTTTGCGGAGTGCACTTCATGGCGGAGACGGCCAAAATTGTAAATCCTGGCAAAACGGTGCTGCTTCCAGATCTTGATGCCGGTTGCTCACTTGCTGCGTCTTGCGATGCTCGCGATTTGGCAGCGTGGAAAAAAGAACATCCCGAACATAAAATCATTTCCTACATCAACTGCAGTGCAGAAGTGAAAGCGCTCTCGGATATTATTTGCACTTCAAGCAACGCTGCCAAAGTGGTGGCTTCTTTTCCCAAAGACACTCCCCTGCTTTTCGCGCCCGATAAGCATTTGGGCTCGTGGCTTGTGGAAAAACTTGGACGAAAAATGGAATTGTGGCCAGGCGCTTGTCATGTACACGAAGCCTTTCGCGCGGAGACCATTTTAGACTTGAAGCTCGCACATCCAAGCGCCACCTTCATCTGCCATCCGGAATGCAGCGAATCTGTTCGCTTTCACGCCGAGTATGTTGGTTCCACCAGCAACTTGCTGCAATTTGTTCACGATGATCCACGTCAAACATTTATTGTGGGAACCGAAGTGGGCATTTTGCATCAAATGCAAAAAGCAAATCCCAGCAAAACCTTTATTGCTGCACCTGGCACCGATGCTGGTTGCAACTGCAGCATCTGCCCATACATGAAGCTCAACACGTTAGAAAAAATCTACGCTGCACTTCGCGATATGAAACCTGAAATTGTTATGGATGCAGATCTGCTAAAAAAAGCTG
The genomic region above belongs to Deltaproteobacteria bacterium CG11_big_fil_rev_8_21_14_0_20_42_23 and contains:
- a CDS encoding 4-hydroxy-3-methylbut-2-en-1-yl diphosphate synthase; this encodes MKRRESIEVNIGHVGVGGSNPIVIQSMTNTDTADIESSVAQVKELADAGSELVRLTVNVDAAAQAIPEIKKRLLDLGCDVPLIGDFHYNGHTLLTKYPECAKTLDKYRINPGNVGFGNAQDRNFKQMLDVAKEFQKPIRIGVNWGSLDQALLVRLMDENTNKPEAEQKSADEIMIDAMVQSAVQSTESAIAYGVAENKIIVSLKISKVTAVVDAYQTYAPLSNLPLHVGLTEAGMGVKGAVSTSAALSILLNQGIGDTIRVSLTPRPGASRTEEVEVAKILLQSMNYRQFSPQVTSCPGCGRTTNTLFQEMTIDMEHFFKEKMPEWKQKGYKGMEQMQIAVMGCIVNGPGESKHANIGISLPGNGENPKAPVFVDGEKVATLEGPQMMTQFKQMVEDYVERKYS
- a CDS encoding tetracycline resistance MFS efflux pump, giving the protein MRSKLLIVFLVVFIDLLGFGIIIPILPYYADSFGASAYDVGMLMVCYSAMQFLFSPLWGSLSDKVGRRPVMLFCLVGMMLSLVVLGFAPSLMWLYIARIFSGIFGANVSTASAYIADVTTIEDRAKGMGLIGAAFGLGFLVGPAVGGMLSKWGYGTAAFAAAIFSGLSFLFALWKLKEPQLSMEERAAHRRRFGFRDWIATFTHPTTGLAIWMFFLVTSGHAIIETIFGLFLLKQFGMDAFQAGLLLALMAVVMVTVQGKGIGPLSKKFGEVKLLVFGTSAMTAALFLASFGKSYSFFVAAILLHALGYAVTNPSLMSQVSKYSPESSKGATMGIYQSAGSLARIAGPLSAGLLFDVYGPYSPFLAACVLFFLAFLLLNVKKRVWKAALAQ
- a CDS encoding quinolinate synthase, with amino-acid sequence METANTQTRDQLIASIQELKRQKNAVILAHYYQEADVQDIADVLGDSLALAQAAKRSNADVILFCGVHFMAETAKIVNPGKTVLLPDLDAGCSLAASCDARDLAAWKKEHPEHKIISYINCSAEVKALSDIICTSSNAAKVVASFPKDTPLLFAPDKHLGSWLVEKLGRKMELWPGACHVHEAFRAETILDLKLAHPSATFICHPECSESVRFHAEYVGSTSNLLQFVHDDPRQTFIVGTEVGILHQMQKANPSKTFIAAPGTDAGCNCSICPYMKLNTLEKIYAALRDMKPEIVMDADLLKKAALSLNRMLELS